One Nicotiana tomentosiformis chromosome 4, ASM39032v3, whole genome shotgun sequence genomic window carries:
- the LOC138910083 gene encoding uncharacterized protein, whose amino-acid sequence MGVDGTGLIPKRIFAFKEVDFNGHIGSTAGGYGEVHGGFGFGERNGGGTSLLDFAKAFGLVISNSIFPKRERHLVTFQNAVAKTQIDYLLLRRGDRGLCKDCKRRKRSTRESSRIRWGALTKDKAQELEGWLSAMGAWRSSGDASTLWSATADCKVEAKKAAYLKLVGSTDEEERKACMERYKTARKEDKLAVTEAKTVSYGRMYEEMGKKAGRRSYSGWPS is encoded by the exons ATGGGTGTGGACGGTACCGGATTAATTCCGAAG agaatatttgcattcaag GAGGttgatttcaatgggcatattgggtcgactgcaggtggttatggcgaagtgcatggaggcttcggttttggggagaggaacggaggaggtacatcattgttggacttcgctaaggcttttgggttggtgatttcGAATTCTATCTTTCCAAAGAGGGAgaggcatttggttacttttcaaaatgcggtggcgaagactcagattgactatctcctcctcaggagagGTGACAGAGgattgtgcaaggattgcaag aggaggaaaaggtctactcgagaaagttcgagaatcaggtggggagccttaactaaggataaagcccaagagttGGAGGGGTGGTTatcggctatgggagcttggaggagcagtggtgacgcgagcacttTGTGGTCAGCGACAGCAGATt gtaaagtggaagctaaGAAGGCGGcatacctgaagttagtggggagcacaGATGAGGAGGAGAGGAAAGcatgcatggagaggtataagacagctaggaaggaggataagttggcggtcacagaggctaagactgtctcttatggtcgtatgtacgaggaaatGGGAAAAAAggcggggagaagaagttattccggctggccaagttga